The Methylacidimicrobium sp. B4 genome contains a region encoding:
- the atpE gene encoding ATP synthase F0 subunit C, protein MSNLGLFTTLVTALAVLAMGLGVLGPGIGMGMAIAKALEALARQPEAEKSIMRWLLIGLAMIESLAIYVLVVVLIVLFRSPMLDYLLHK, encoded by the coding sequence ATGAGCAATTTGGGTCTGTTCACCACGCTCGTGACCGCGCTCGCGGTCTTGGCCATGGGACTCGGCGTCCTGGGGCCGGGGATCGGCATGGGGATGGCGATCGCCAAGGCGCTCGAGGCGCTGGCCCGTCAGCCGGAGGCCGAAAAGTCGATCATGCGCTGGCTCTTGATCGGCCTGGCGATGATCGAATCGCTGGCGATCTACGTCCTGGTCGTCGTGCTCATCGTTCTCTTCCGAAGCCCGATGCTCGATTACCTGCTCCACAAGTAG
- a CDS encoding FoF1 ATP synthase subunit gamma produces MSRRREILHYRHSLQEIGEIMKAMKNMALVEVRKLAKFSGVQRDLIAALEGMAKGFYGAHPELLPPDRPGDRPIYLLLGSERGFCADFNSSLVRFWEERVKAVAAKGDYELILVGGRLEGRAAGFPKISRSLAGPSVWEEVADFLPRLMATIRELVEAGSTGLIVIFHEPDPESIEERRLLPLPIAAEMLRKGAAGVPPLLQISPRHVSEDLVDTYLLAALHEALYSSLAAENRKRMEHMQNALDRLDKRVAELTSAANRLRQEEITEEIEVILLSAEALERRKKAAA; encoded by the coding sequence ATGAGCCGCCGTCGCGAGATCCTCCACTATCGCCACTCCCTCCAGGAGATCGGCGAGATCATGAAGGCCATGAAGAACATGGCGCTGGTCGAAGTGCGCAAGCTCGCCAAGTTTTCGGGCGTCCAGCGCGATCTGATCGCGGCTCTCGAAGGGATGGCCAAAGGCTTCTACGGGGCACATCCCGAGCTGCTCCCTCCGGATCGTCCCGGGGACCGGCCCATCTATCTGCTCCTGGGTTCGGAACGGGGCTTTTGCGCCGATTTCAACTCCTCGCTCGTCCGCTTCTGGGAGGAGCGGGTCAAGGCGGTGGCGGCCAAAGGGGACTATGAGCTGATCCTGGTCGGAGGGCGGTTGGAGGGACGGGCGGCGGGCTTTCCCAAGATCTCCCGATCCCTGGCGGGACCGAGCGTCTGGGAGGAGGTGGCCGACTTCCTCCCGCGGCTGATGGCCACGATCCGGGAGCTGGTCGAGGCGGGTTCGACCGGGCTCATCGTCATCTTTCATGAGCCCGATCCGGAGTCGATCGAGGAGCGGAGGCTGTTGCCCCTTCCCATCGCCGCCGAAATGCTGCGGAAGGGAGCCGCCGGGGTTCCTCCTCTCCTGCAGATCTCGCCCCGCCACGTTTCGGAGGATCTGGTCGACACCTACCTGCTGGCGGCGCTGCACGAAGCCCTCTACTCGTCGCTTGCCGCTGAGAACCGCAAGCGGATGGAGCACATGCAGAATGCGCTCGACCGGTTGGACAAGCGGGTCGCCGAGCTGACGAGCGCGGCCAACCGGCTCCGGCAGGAGGAGATCACCGAGGAGATCGAGGTGATCCTGCTCTCGGCTGAAGCGCTCGAGCGGCGGAAGAAGGCCGCCGCGTGA
- a CDS encoding F0F1 ATP synthase subunit alpha, whose protein sequence is MLETKELSPLEQKANWVEQYHFAPEVAEFGRVTSVGDGIAWIDGLSSAAIDDLLELEDGSQALVYSLSRESVGVMLLVQTTGLTAGTLAHRTGRRLSIPVGDSLLGRVVDPVGNPLDGKAPPAADRRGLLEAPAPAIVDRESVDQPLYTGNKIVDAMVPIGKGQRELVIGDNGLGKTSFCLDMVMNQRGRDVLCVYVLIGQKRSSVVQVVETLRAQGALEYTAVVVAEATALPGLQYLAPFAGCALAEEWMRSGRQTLVIYDDLSQHAQTYRELSLLLRRPPGREAYPGDIFYLHSRLLERSTRLCAAQGGGSLTAIPIVETQQGELASYIPTNLISITDGQVFFEQSLFAAGTLPAIDVTRSVSRIGGAAQHPALRKEAGRMKLDFLQFLELEVFTRFGTKLEASLEKRIQRGRLLRELLKQEKLVPASPEQELGWLAAFNENLFDAIPTDRVRAAQAALFSRIAESGLTVEEPRERWLALAKEVLVPLSPLTPGPAPGQPAPVAA, encoded by the coding sequence ATGCTGGAAACGAAGGAACTTTCCCCGCTCGAGCAGAAGGCGAACTGGGTCGAGCAGTATCATTTTGCCCCCGAGGTTGCTGAATTCGGCCGGGTCACTTCCGTCGGCGACGGAATCGCCTGGATCGATGGGCTCTCCTCGGCCGCCATCGACGATCTGCTCGAGCTGGAAGACGGGAGCCAAGCGCTGGTCTATAGCTTGAGCCGCGAATCGGTCGGGGTGATGCTGCTGGTGCAGACCACCGGGCTGACGGCCGGGACGCTCGCGCACCGGACGGGAAGGCGGCTGAGCATTCCCGTCGGAGACTCGTTGCTGGGCCGAGTGGTCGATCCTGTGGGAAACCCGCTCGACGGGAAGGCCCCTCCGGCGGCGGATCGGAGGGGACTCCTGGAAGCTCCGGCGCCGGCGATCGTGGACCGCGAGTCTGTCGACCAGCCCCTCTATACGGGCAACAAGATCGTCGACGCGATGGTTCCCATCGGCAAGGGGCAGCGCGAGCTCGTGATTGGGGACAATGGCCTGGGAAAGACCAGCTTCTGCCTCGACATGGTGATGAACCAGCGGGGAAGGGACGTGCTCTGCGTCTATGTCCTGATCGGGCAGAAGCGCTCGAGCGTCGTCCAGGTCGTGGAGACTCTCCGGGCGCAAGGAGCTCTCGAATACACGGCGGTCGTGGTGGCCGAGGCGACGGCGCTCCCCGGGCTCCAATACCTCGCCCCCTTTGCCGGCTGCGCCCTGGCCGAGGAGTGGATGCGCTCGGGACGGCAGACGCTGGTGATCTACGACGATCTCTCGCAGCATGCACAGACCTACCGGGAGCTCTCGCTCCTGCTGCGGCGGCCTCCGGGGCGGGAGGCCTACCCGGGAGACATCTTCTACTTGCATAGCCGGCTCCTGGAGCGGTCGACCCGGTTGTGCGCTGCTCAAGGCGGAGGAAGCCTGACGGCGATCCCGATCGTAGAGACGCAGCAGGGGGAGCTCGCCTCCTACATCCCGACGAACCTGATCTCGATTACCGACGGGCAGGTCTTTTTTGAGCAGAGCCTCTTCGCCGCCGGCACCCTTCCCGCGATCGACGTGACGCGATCGGTCTCCCGCATCGGGGGAGCGGCGCAGCATCCCGCACTGCGGAAGGAGGCGGGACGGATGAAGCTCGATTTCCTCCAGTTCCTCGAGCTCGAGGTCTTCACCCGGTTCGGAACCAAGCTCGAGGCATCGCTCGAGAAGAGGATCCAACGGGGAAGGCTGCTGCGCGAGCTCCTCAAGCAGGAAAAGCTGGTCCCAGCGAGCCCCGAGCAGGAGCTCGGCTGGCTGGCGGCCTTCAACGAGAATCTCTTCGACGCCATTCCGACCGATCGGGTCCGGGCTGCGCAAGCGGCCCTCTTCTCCCGCATCGCCGAATCGGGCCTTACGGTCGAGGAGCCCCGGGAGCGCTGGCTGGCCCTCGCGAAAGAGGTCCTCGTGCCGCTCTCTCCCTTGACACCCGGCCCCGCTCCAGGCCAACCCGCGCCCGTTGCCGCATGA
- a CDS encoding F0F1 ATP synthase subunit delta, whose amino-acid sequence MSLDWTTFLLQVINFLVLVWLLHRLLFRPVLRLLAERKAATAKAWEEAQRVKKEGEELQNAYANRMSLWEAEKEKERAKLLQEMQKERSRLQGENERLMREERERSRAVEAHRLAALSQEAESRALRIASQFASRFLHDLATPDLEAKLIDRAIEEIERLPEETLAEIRGSVTREGVQRMEVRTAFPLDPARRERLVRALWVACGKELPCDCLVDGSLGAGVRAVVGGWMARANVKDELLFFASKGEG is encoded by the coding sequence GTGAGCTTGGACTGGACGACCTTTCTTCTCCAGGTCATTAACTTCCTTGTCCTGGTCTGGCTCCTCCACCGGCTCCTCTTCCGTCCCGTCTTGCGGCTGCTCGCGGAGAGGAAGGCGGCGACCGCGAAGGCGTGGGAGGAAGCCCAGCGGGTCAAGAAGGAGGGCGAGGAGCTACAGAATGCCTATGCCAATCGCATGAGCCTCTGGGAGGCAGAGAAGGAGAAGGAGCGGGCGAAGCTTCTCCAAGAGATGCAGAAGGAACGGAGCCGGCTGCAGGGCGAAAACGAGCGGCTCATGCGGGAGGAGCGGGAGCGGTCGCGAGCGGTGGAAGCCCACCGGCTGGCCGCTCTCTCCCAGGAGGCGGAGAGCCGCGCGCTGCGGATCGCCAGCCAATTCGCCAGCCGCTTCCTCCACGATCTGGCGACACCCGATCTCGAGGCGAAGCTGATCGATCGGGCGATCGAGGAGATCGAGCGGCTGCCCGAGGAGACGCTCGCCGAAATCCGAGGCTCCGTAACCCGGGAAGGCGTCCAGCGGATGGAGGTTCGAACCGCGTTTCCGCTCGATCCCGCCCGGCGTGAGCGCCTCGTGCGCGCGCTCTGGGTGGCGTGCGGGAAGGAGCTGCCCTGTGACTGCCTCGTCGACGGTTCGCTCGGGGCGGGGGTGCGGGCGGTCGTGGGCGGGTGGATGGCCCGGGCGAACGTGAAGGACGAGCTTTTGTTTTTCGCTTCGAAAGGAGAGGGGTAA
- a CDS encoding RNA-guided endonuclease TnpB family protein: MRRLQAFRFQLRPDGQQERQMRRFAGSCRVVFNEALNLQMARYDAGEKRLGYAGLCKELTKWRNGDPMPSGRVAPWLADAPVHPLQQALKDLERAYSNFFAKRADFPRFKRKGQSDRFRYPDPKQIKLDQANGRLFLPKLGWLRYRLSRDVLGEVRSVTVSQSCGKWHASILAEREVEQPIPKGGAVGIDMGVARFATLSDGTFYAPLNSFKRHETALRKAQQAMSRKVKFSNNWKKAKARIQKIHSRIGNARRDYLHKVTTTISKNHAMACIEDLQVRNMSKSASGTADAPGRNVRAKSGLNKSILDQGWFEFRRQLEYKMEWRGGRLLVVPPRNTSRACPCCGHVSADNRRTQARFECVECGFEENADLVGAIHVLRAGHARIACEVSGIEPPAAGTHRSGSFRFKPGLSAVGISEL; encoded by the coding sequence ATGCGGCGGCTGCAAGCCTTCAGGTTTCAACTGCGGCCAGACGGCCAGCAAGAGCGGCAAATGCGCCGCTTCGCTGGCTCGTGTCGGGTTGTGTTCAACGAGGCGTTGAACTTGCAGATGGCGCGTTACGATGCCGGAGAGAAGAGGCTCGGTTACGCCGGGCTGTGCAAGGAGCTTACGAAATGGCGTAACGGCGATCCCATGCCTTCCGGGCGTGTCGCGCCTTGGCTGGCCGATGCGCCCGTTCATCCCTTGCAACAGGCGCTCAAGGACTTGGAGCGGGCCTACAGTAACTTTTTTGCCAAGCGGGCCGACTTCCCGCGCTTCAAGAGGAAGGGCCAGTCGGATCGCTTCCGTTACCCCGACCCGAAGCAGATCAAGCTCGACCAGGCGAATGGCCGCCTGTTCCTGCCCAAGCTCGGCTGGCTGCGCTATCGCCTCAGCCGGGACGTGTTGGGAGAAGTGAGGAGCGTCACCGTCAGCCAGTCCTGCGGCAAGTGGCACGCGAGCATCCTGGCCGAGCGCGAAGTCGAGCAACCCATCCCGAAGGGCGGCGCGGTCGGCATCGACATGGGCGTGGCGCGGTTCGCCACGCTTTCGGATGGCACGTTCTATGCGCCGCTCAACAGCTTCAAGCGGCATGAAACCGCCCTGCGCAAGGCGCAGCAGGCCATGAGCCGCAAGGTCAAGTTCAGCAACAACTGGAAGAAGGCCAAGGCCCGAATCCAGAAGATTCATTCCCGCATCGGCAATGCCCGCCGCGACTACCTGCACAAAGTCACGACCACGATCAGCAAAAACCACGCGATGGCGTGCATCGAGGACTTGCAGGTGCGGAACATGTCCAAGTCGGCTTCGGGCACGGCGGATGCACCGGGAAGAAACGTTCGGGCCAAGTCTGGACTGAACAAGTCCATCCTCGACCAAGGCTGGTTCGAGTTCCGGCGGCAGCTGGAGTACAAGATGGAGTGGAGAGGCGGCCGCCTTCTGGTCGTGCCGCCGCGGAACACGAGCCGGGCTTGTCCGTGTTGCGGCCACGTGTCGGCGGACAACCGTCGGACGCAAGCCCGGTTCGAGTGCGTGGAGTGCGGTTTTGAGGAAAACGCCGATTTGGTCGGCGCGATCCATGTTTTAAGGGCGGGACACGCCCGGATCGCCTGTGAAGTGAGCGGCATCGAGCCGCCAGCAGCAGGAACCCACCGAAGCGGCTCATTCCGGTTTAAGCCCGGATTGAGCGCCGTAGGAATCTCCGAACTTTAG